In the Pantoea sp. Aalb genome, one interval contains:
- the nadB gene encoding L-aspartate oxidase, with amino-acid sequence MLSLHNYSCDVLIVGSGAAGLSLALRLAPYYQIILLSKTKIQESSTLYAQGGIAAVFDENDSIDSHIEDTLIAGVGLCNRDVVTFIAQNARHCVQWLIDQGVNFDKELKSCGQIGYHLTREGGHSHRRILHSADTTGYTVQTTLVNHALHHSNIRIIEYSHAIDLILSKQLGISGHRRVMGAWIWNYTRKQIEICYARTVVLATGGASKVYQYTTNPDVVSGDGIAMAWRAGCRVANLEFNQFHPTCLYYPLNTQPLLLTEALRGEGAWLVRPDGVRFMADFDARAELAPRDIVARAIHHEMKRLEVNCMYLDISHQSKKFIINHFPILYKKLLNLGLDLTKQPIPISPAAHYTCGGVMVNYQGKTDVDNLYAIGEVSYTGLHGANRIASNSLLECLVYSWSAAHDIIQHIPKIDYININHTWKHYSGNVNTNEDLSINRYYNEIRLYMWRDMGVIRNTQQLELLRDQIMSIQEKINKYNINIHFSNKLLELRNLTQVSELMVRCALKRKESRGLHYTSDFPKMIQNSKPTILVPPNYLK; translated from the coding sequence ATGTTATCTTTACACAATTATAGTTGTGATGTACTTATAGTAGGCAGTGGAGCTGCTGGTTTATCATTAGCATTACGCTTAGCACCTTACTATCAAATTATTCTTTTGAGCAAAACAAAAATACAAGAGAGTTCTACTCTTTATGCACAAGGTGGAATTGCGGCTGTGTTTGATGAAAATGATAGCATTGATTCTCACATTGAAGATACATTAATTGCTGGTGTAGGTTTATGTAATCGAGATGTAGTTACATTTATTGCTCAAAATGCACGTCACTGTGTACAGTGGTTGATTGATCAAGGAGTAAATTTTGATAAAGAGTTAAAAAGTTGTGGGCAAATAGGATATCATTTAACACGTGAAGGGGGACACAGCCATCGCCGTATTTTACATAGTGCAGATACTACAGGATATACAGTACAAACAACTTTAGTTAATCATGCTTTACATCATTCTAATATTCGTATTATTGAGTATAGTCATGCAATAGATTTAATTCTTTCTAAACAATTAGGTATTTCTGGACATCGTCGAGTAATGGGTGCTTGGATTTGGAACTACACACGTAAACAAATAGAAATATGTTATGCTCGAACGGTAGTACTAGCAACTGGCGGTGCTTCTAAAGTGTATCAATATACTACTAATCCTGATGTAGTATCAGGTGATGGTATAGCTATGGCATGGCGAGCTGGATGTCGTGTAGCAAATTTAGAATTTAATCAATTTCATCCAACTTGTTTATATTATCCTCTTAATACACAACCATTGCTATTAACAGAAGCACTACGAGGAGAAGGAGCATGGCTAGTTCGTCCAGATGGAGTACGCTTTATGGCTGATTTTGATGCACGAGCTGAACTAGCACCCCGTGATATTGTAGCTCGAGCCATACATCACGAAATGAAGCGATTAGAAGTTAATTGTATGTACCTTGATATTAGTCACCAATCAAAAAAATTTATTATCAATCATTTTCCAATACTTTATAAAAAATTACTTAATTTAGGATTAGATTTAACGAAACAACCTATTCCTATTTCACCAGCAGCTCATTATACTTGTGGCGGTGTAATGGTTAATTATCAAGGAAAAACAGATGTAGATAATCTTTACGCAATTGGAGAAGTCAGCTATACTGGATTGCATGGTGCAAATCGCATTGCATCAAATTCATTATTAGAATGCTTAGTTTACAGTTGGTCTGCAGCACACGACATTATTCAACATATTCCTAAAATTGATTATATTAACATTAATCATACATGGAAACATTACAGTGGTAATGTTAATACTAATGAAGATTTATCTATTAATCGTTATTATAATGAAATAAGATTATATATGTGGAGAGACATGGGAGTGATACGCAACACTCAACAATTAGAATTGCTTAGAGATCAAATTATGTCAATACAGGAAAAAATAAATAAATATAATATTAATATTCATTTTTCAAATAAATTACTTGAATTACGTAATTTAACTCAGGTCTCAGAACTAATGGTACGGTGTGCTTTAAAACGCAAGGAAAGTCGTGGATTACACTATACTTCTGATTTTCCTAAAATGATACAGAATTCTAAGCCAACAATTTTAGTACCTCCAAATTATTTAAAATAA